The following nucleotide sequence is from Candidatus Izemoplasmatales bacterium.
ATCACCACCGGAACGATCCCGACATCCGTCACGACCTGTGGATCCAGCGTCCCGAGGCCTCGTCGACGGCCGAGATCGTCGCCCGCTTCCTGATCGACGCCGGGTGGACGATTCCGCTGCCCGCGGCCGAGGCGCTCTACATGGGGATCGTCGCCGACACCGGCAGGTTCCTGTACAAGAGCGTATCCCCCGAGACCTTCCGGATCGCCGCGTCGCTGCTCGAAGCCGGCATCGACATCCAGACCCTCTACGACCGCATGTACGCCGAGTCGCTCTCGATGAAGAAGCTCAAGTCGGCGTTCTTCAACTCGATCTCGCTCACCGCGAAGAACGTCGCCTACCGCAAGAACGACGAAGCGTTCCTGAAACGGCACGAGGTGGACACGCACACGGTCTCCCGCGGGCTCGTCAACCAGATGGCCGGCATCCGCGAGGTGCCGATCTGGGCGAACTTCACCTACGACCTCAACACCGGCAGGATTTTCTGCGAGCTCCGGAGCCGGTCGATCCCGATCCTCGACGTCGCCAAGAAGTTCGGTGGCGGCGGTCATTTGCAAGCCTGCGGCTGCGTCGTCGATTCGTGGGAAGCCACGGACGAGGTCCTCGCCGAACTCGACAAGAAAACGGAGGAAGAATGACATGGACAAGCAGTACATCTTCGACAAGATCCTGGCCTACGACACGATCATCATCCACATGCACATGCGTCCCGACGGAGACTGCTACGGCGCCGGCTTCGGCCTCAAGTACATCCTCCAGGAATCGTTCCCGCAGAAGCGGATCTACATCGTCGGCGAAACCGCCGAGTACGTGAAGTTCCTCGGCGACGTCGACGTCATTCCCGACGAGACCTACCAGGGTGCGCTCTCGATCGTCGTCGACACCGCGACGCGCGACCGCGTCGCCGACCAGCGCTTCGTCAAGGGCGCCCACGTGATCAAGATCGACCACCACCTGCCGGTCGACGCCTACGGCGACTACCAGTACGTCGACACCACCCGGCCGGCCACGTCGCAGATCATCCTCGAATTCTTCCAGGAATACTCCCATGTCCTGAAGATGAACATGGCGGCGGCGCGCGCCCTCTACACCGGCATCGTCACCGACACCGGACGCTTCAAGTACCGCTCGGTCACTTCCGACACCTTCAAGGCCGTGGCCTCGCTGCTCGACTTCGGCCTCGACTTCGCCGACATCCTGATGACGCTCGACGTCCGGACCGAAAACCAGATGAAGCTGCAGGGATACGTCCTCACCAATTTCGAGAAGACGCCGAATGGGGTCGCCTACATCCGCATGAAGCCGGACGTCATCGCCAGGTATGGCGTCTCGCTCGAAGAGGCGACCTCGCTCGTCAACGAGCTCTCCGTGCTCGCCGACTGCCCCGTCTGGATCCTGTTCGCCGAATACGAGAACGCGATCGTCCGCGCCCGCATCCGCTCCAAGGGACCGGCGATCAACGAACTCGCGGCCAAGTACCAGGGCGGCGGACACCCGATGGCATGCGGTGCCAACGTCGGGAACTGGGAGACCGTCGACGCGATGCTGAAAGACGCCGACGAACTCGTGAAAACCTATAAAGACAGGCTAAAAAAGGCTGAAATCGAGCACGAAAATATTTGATTTTTTGCACTTGTTTTTGGAAACGTTATAATATATAATAGGTTAGCGTTAAACAGGTGGACCATGGAACCAGCAAAAATCACGTTCTCGATGACCGTGGACGGCAGAATCGACACGATCTTCCGCGCCGACGCCGCGATCGACGAAGGCATCCTGTCCTTCGCCGACGGATCGGGCAACGACTATCGGATCGAGTATGACGACGACACCGTCCGCGTGCTCCGCGCCGGCACCGCCACCATGGATTTCACATTCAAGACCGGAACCGCGACGACGGGCGTCCTCAGGACCGCCGAAGCGACGATCCGGGCGTCCGCGACGACCCGCCGTCTGCGGGTGAGAAGCGACCGCATCGACCTCGAGTACGACCTCGTGGAAGACGGCCGCGTCCTCTCCCGCCATCGCATGTCGATCGAATGGAAATGAAAACGGAGGAAGACACAGAAACATGACCGATATCAGACAACTGTCGTTGATGGAAGCTGCGGAACAGATCCTGTCGCAGAACAAGAATCCGATGACGTTCCTCGAGTTGTTCCAATCCCTCAGCACCGCCAAGGAAATGACCGACGACGAGAAGGCCGCGGTCATCAGCCAGTTCTACGCCGACTTCATCGTCTCGGCCAAGTTCATCTACATGGGCGACGACCTCTGGGATCTGAAGTACCGCCAGTCGATCGACATGTGGGACAAGGACGGCGCGTACTACCAGGAGTTCCCCGAATACGAGGGCGAAGAGGAAGAGGAAGAAGAGGCCGAATTCGAATCCGAGGACGAGGAAGAAGAATCCGAGTCCGAAGACGAGAACGAGGGCTTCGATGAAGAGGAAGAGGACGAGGAAGCCGAATCCGAGGGCGAATTCGAACTCGTCGAAGAGGATGTTCCGGCCGAAGAAGAGACGTTCGACGACGACAAGTACAACGAATACATGGACGATTACGAGGACATGTACGACGAGGAATAATGCGTCGAAAGCGATTGTCTTTTCAAAACGGATTTGTTATAATTTTAAAGAGCTCGCTTGAAAACGGGGTTCTCCGCCAGGGGAACCCTTTTCTGTTTTCCAAAAGCGCCACGAGGAGTGTCATCGATGAAGCAGACCAAGTTCATTTTCGTCACCGGAGGCGTCGTCTCCAGCCTGGGCAAGGGCATCGCCGCGGCGTCGCTCGGGAGACTTCTGAAGAATCGCGGATTGAAAGTGTTCATGATGAAGTTCGACCCGTACCTCAACGTCGATCCGGGCACGATGTCGCCGCTCCAGCACGGCGAGGTCTTCGTCACCGACGACGGCGCCGAGACCGACCTCGACCTCGGCCACTACGAACGCTTCATCGACGAGAACCTGTCCGTCCTGTCGTCGATCACGACCGGTAAGATCTACTCCTCCGTCATCGAGAAGGAACGCCGCGGCGATTTCCTCGGCGGCACCGTCCAGGTCATCCCCCACATCACCAACGAGATCAAGTCGCGTCTGGAGGCGGCCGCGACCGCATCCGACGCCGACGTTATCATCGCCGAGATCGGTGGCACGGTCGGCGACATCGAATCGCTTCCGTTCCTCGAGGCGATCCGCCAGACCCGCCGCGACTACGGCTACAACAGCACCCTCTACATCCACAACACGCTCGTTCCGTATCTCGAGACGAGCGGCGAACTGAAGACGAAACCGACCCAGCACAGCGTCAAGGAACTGCGTTCGCTCGGCATCACGCCGGATGTGATCATCCTTCGCACGAGCCATGAGATCACCAATTCGATGCGTGAGAAAATCGCCCTGTTCTGCGACGTCACGAAAGAAGCGGTCATCCAGTGCATCGACGTCAAGATCCTCTACGAGGTCGCGCTCCACTTCCACGAGCAGCACCTCGACGACCTCGTCCTGAACCATTTCGGGCTGTCGGCTCCCCCCTGCGACATCTCCGATTGGACGCGTCTCGTCGAGACCATCCGCAACCTCGAGAACGAGGTCGAGATCGCCCTCGTGGGCAAGTATGTCGCGCTCCACGACGCCTACCTCTCGGTCTCCGAAGCGCTCAAGCACGCCGGGTACTTCCATAACGTCAAGGTCAAGATCCGCTGGATCAACTCCGCCGAAGTGAACGACGACAACGTCGCCGGACTGCTTTCCGGCTGCAGGGGCGTCCTCGTTCCGGGCGGGTTCGGCAACCGTGGCATCGACGGCAAGATCGCCGCGATCAAATACGCCCGCGAGCACGGCGTCCCGTTCCTCGGGCTCTGTCTGGGGATGCAGCTGTCGATCATCGAATTCGCCCGGAACGTCTGCGGCCTGCCGGAGGCGAACTCGACCGAATTCGACGAGGATACGATCTACAACGTGATCGACTACCTGCCCGAGCAGTACGTCGGCATCAATCTCGGCGGCACGATGCGCCTCGGCCTCTACAACTGCGACGTGAAGAAGAACACGCTCGCCGGGAAAGCCTACGGGACGGAACGGATCCGCGAACGCCACCGCCACCGCTACGAGTTCAACAACAAGTTCAAGAAACTCTTCGAGAAACAGGGTCTCGTCTTCTCGGGAATCAATCCGGAGACGGGCCTGTGCGAGATCATCGAGCTCAAGAACCATCCGTGGTTCGTCGCCAGTCAGTTCCATCCGGAGTTCGTCTCCCGGCCGCAGCGGCCGCAGCCGCTCTTCCGCGACTTCATCGGTGCGGCGAGTTCCCTGAAGAAATGACGCAAGGGTCGCATGGAGACGGATTCGATCGGATCCGGATCGATGCGACCCTTTTCGCATACGGAGACGAGGAGATTCATCTCCTGGTCTTTTCTTTTTCGCCGGGGTTTTCGCGATCGACGAAAAAGACGACCGCCCCGACAGGCGGTCGTCAGAACGATCATGGAGCGGACGACTCCGTATTTCAATGCGACATCGACTCGGGGGATGGATCGATGCGATCCATGAACCCCGTTTCGATTCCGCATCGCCGTTTCTTTGGCGTTGTGAGGTTCACTCGACGTTCGGTGCGAAACCGACGACGAACAGGTACGTGCCGTTGATCTCCTCGTCGTAACCCGCGACGACGAAGGTATAGGTTCCCGCCTCGACATAGGCGCCGAAGATGAAATTGGATTCGCTGTAGGAATCGTCGTCCGTGTCTAGAAGCGTCATCTCGCCGTCGTACATCGAACCGAACGTGTCGATCGAACTGATCGCGAACACTGTCAGATACCCGGGTTCGGTAAGGACGACCGTATGCGTCTCGCCGATTCCCGCGACCACCGTCGCGAAGGTGCTCTGGACATATCCCGGGATCGTCCCGCTGATCGGGACGAGGTCGACCACGAGATGGTAGTCGCCTTCGTCGGTGGCGTCGTAGCCGCAGACTTTCAGATGATACGTTCCCGCCTGCGCGCGATACAGGATGAGAAAATCGCTGTTGCCGTTGGCATCGTCGTCGTACAGTCGCATGACCATGTCCGAATCGTAGAGTTCGGCGTAGGAGTCCATGTCGCTTTCGGCGTAGGCCATGATGTAGCTTTCTTCGGGAACGACGATGTCGTACCAGACGAAGCCGTCCGAATCGATGTGCCCGTCCGCCGTGAATCGATGGTCCGGCGAGCGTGCGGGAACGAAATCGGCATTGATCCGGTAATCCCCGGCGATCTCATCGTCGATGCCTTCGACGCTGACGTAATATGTTCCCGGTTCGACATAGCATTCGATCATGAAGTTGTATTCGTAACCGTCGTCATCGTCGTGCTCGAGGACCGCATGGGATTCGTCGAAGAGGTATCCGTAGGTGTCGAGGAGTCCGAGCGTCGCGATCGTGAGATAGCCGGCCTCGTCGACGACGATCTGGTATTCGTGCTCTCCTCCCGCCAGAAGCGTGGCGTCGTGGCTGTAGAAATGGTCGCCGGCGACTTCGGGAACGATGTAGGCGACCATGCGGTAGGACCCCGTCCCCGTCGATTCGTACCCCTCGACGGTGATGGAATAGTCGCCCGGCATGAGATACGCGTCGAAGCGGATGTTGTAGTTCGTTCCGTCGTCGTCGCTTTCGAGGAGCTGATTTCCTTCCGCATCGTAGAGATAGCCGAACGTATCGAAGAAGCCTTGCGTATAAGCGGTGAAGTATCCTTCCTCGGTGATCGTGAAGTCGAAGAGATCGACAGCCCCGGCGACATGTTCGACCGGGGAGTTCACGACGAAGGCCGCATCCGTGTCAGTGAGGAGTTCCGCAACGATGCGGTAGTCGCCGGACACCGTCTCGTCATAACCGAACACGGAAAGATGGTATGTTCCCGCGGTCAGGTAGCTCTCCGCCATGAAATTGCCGATGAAGCCGGAGTCGTCGTCGGAGAACAGGGGCATCATGTCGGAATCGAAGAGCAGGCACTGCAGGTCGAGATCGCCGAGCGAATAGACCTTCACGAGCCCGTCTTCCTCGAGAACGATGTCGAACCATTGCATCCCCGAGACGAAGAGGTGGGCGACTTCATCGATCAGCGCGCCAGCGATCGGCCCGGGATCGGCGGTCGTCGCGTTCGTCAGACCGGTGACGATCGGGACGGTCTCGATCGTCGTCGTTTCTCCGGTCGTCGTCGTGATCACGGCCGTGGTCGTCGAAACGGTCGTTGTGGTCGCGGCCGTCGTTGTCGAAACGGTCGTCGTAATCGCGGCCGTGGTCGTTCCGACGGTGGTGATTGCCGGGACGGTCGATGCCGAGACGGTCGATGCCGAGACGGTCGTCGTCACGTTCACTTCACCGGTCGTTGATGCGGCCGTGGTCGCCGATGTCGTCGCAGCGGTTGGGGCGGTGGTCACCGTCGATGTCGGGATTCCGAACAAACCGCACCCGAAGAGCGTTGAAAAACCCGCCACAAGCAAAAACAGGATTCCGAATCTTCTCATGGTACTCCCCCTTTTCGAATCGTCGTGAATCATCCATTCAGATCGGTTCGCGATCGATGCCGGGTCGAACCGGACGATCGTCCGTCGACGCATTCGCAGTTGTTTCCGTCATCGGGTGTTCCAGCCCATGTTCATGTCGGATCGTGTTGTCGTTTTTATTATATCACGCTTGCGGAAGCAACCATATGCGATCCAAAAACATCGGTCCGGATTCAACGAACTTTCGATTCGTGACCATGGACGATCCCGAATCTTGTTTTCGTCGACATTTTCGTCAAATAACTATTGTGTGGTACACAGTAGTGTGTTATAATGACTACCGAAGGAGGGGATTGCATGAATGCACAATTCAAACGCGGCATCGTCGAGCTGTGCGTGATGTCGCAGCTGGTACGCGAGGACATGTACGGCTACCTCGTCATCAGCAACGTCTCGAAGCACCTCGACGTGAACGACAACACGATCTACCCGATCCTGCGCCGGATGACCGAAGACGGCCACTGCGAAACCTATCTGCGCGAATCCGACCTCGGTGCGCCGAGGAAGTACTACCGGATGACGAAGAGCGGTTTCGAACACTATCTCAATCTGCGCGACGAATGGGATCATTTCATCACCGGGGTCTACGAGATCCTGAACGAAGGAGGAAAAAACAGTGAAGAAGTATTTAGACGCTTTAAAGACCGCATTGAGTGAGACCAAGCGCTTCTCGGAAACGGAGATCAACGACATCCTCGCCGACCATGAGGAAATGATCGGCGAAGCCCTTCGCAGCGGTCTCTCCGAAGCCGACATCGAAACCAAGTTCGGCAGCCCCCGCAAGGTGGCGGCCGACCTGGTCGAATCCTGCGGCGCGAAACGCGACCGCGATGAACCGAAGGATGCGTCCGGCGCCGTCTTCGCCGCCGTCCCGCCCGAAAAGAAGATCGACATCGCGATCCGGCTCGCCTCCGACGACATCGATCTCGTCGCCGAATCCCGCGCCGACATCGCCGTCTTCGTCGACGGCCGAATCTCGATGGACCGTTACGAGATCGGCTTCTCGGGTCACGAGTTCTACGTCCGGATGAAGAAGGGCGAGAAGGGCGGATGGTTCGACCGCGGCGCGCGTCGCTTCGACATCCGCATCCCTTCCGACCTCGAAGTCGGCGACATCGTCATCCAGCAGGCGAGCGGCGACTACAAGGTCGCTGGAATCAAGGCCGCGACCTTCAAGATCAACATCGCCTCCGGCGACGGCACGATCGCCGACGGCGCGTTCGAACGGGTCGACATCGCCTCGGTGAACGGCGACATCCGGATCGCCCACCTCATCGTCGGGACGCTTTTCGTCACCCAGGTGTCCGGCGACCTCGACGTCGAGCATCTCGTCTGCGAGGGCGACATGACGTTCGCGAGCACCTCGGGAGACATCGCCATCGTCGACTCGACCTGCCGTCACGCGGTCTTCCATACCGTGTCAGGCGATCTCGAAGGCACCGAGTTCTATCCCGAGTCGATCGAACTCCACAGCGTCTCCGGCGACGTCGAGATCAACAACGCCGACCGGTCCCGGCCGATCGCGGTCAAATCCACCAAATCCCTTTCGGGGACGATCCGCATCCGCGAAAAATGATATAATGGATTCGGAAACGAAATCCATCTCACGAAAGGACCCCTTCATGAACCACATCGAACGCTTCAGAACCCTCGTCAAGGAGATCAAGATCTACCAGTACGTCATGAACGTCATCGGCTGGGACTCGGAGACCGAAGCCCCGCGCGGCGCCTTCGCGGCGCGCGCCGACGTCATGGGCGCGATCGGCGGGGAGATCTTCCGTCGCTCCACCAGCCCCGAGTACCGCGAGATCGTCGACGCCCTTTACCATGACATCGACAAGCTCGATCCCGCGACCGCCAAGGAGATCCGCCGCGCCAAGAAGGCGCTCGACAAGATCGTCCGTGTCCCCGAGGATGAATTCGTCGCCTACCAGCGGCTCCTCACCCTCGCCCAGCCCGCGTGGGAGGACGCGAAGGCGAAGAACGACTGGAACGCCTTCAAGCCCTTCCTGGCCGACATCGTCGCGGCCAACCGCCGCTTCGTCGGCTATTACGGGATTCCCGGCGAACCGTACGACGTCCTCCTCGACGAATTCGAGGAAGGCATGTCGATGGCGGCGTACGACCGTTTCTTCGCCGTCCTCAAGCGCGACCTCGTGCCGTTCGTGAAGCAGGTCCTCGCGGCCGCGAAGGGACGCGTCGATCCGATCGCCGGCAGGAAATTCCCGGTCGAGGGACAACAGAAGTTCAGTCGGCATCTGCTCGACGTCATGAAGTTCGACACGAACCGCGGTCTCCTCAAGAAGAGCGTGCACCCGTTCACGTGGAACACCTCCCCGGCCGACGTCCGGCTCACGACCCGCTACGACGAGAACGACGTCTTCGGGTCGATCTTCTCGACGATCCACGAACTCGGGCACGCCACCTACGAGCAGCAGATCGACCCCGTCTGGGATCCGACGCTTCTCGCGAGCGGAACCACGATGGGAATCCACGAGTCGCAGTCCCGCATGTACGAAAACGTCTTCGGACGGAGCGAGCCGTTCTGGGAGAAGCATCTTCCGGCTCTTCGCCGCCGCTTCCCGACGCAGCTTGGGGACGTGGGCGTCGCCGACTTCGTCCGCGCCGCCAACAAGGTCGAGGCTTCGTTCATCCGGACCGAAGCCGACGAACTCACGTATCCGCTCCACATCATGGTCCGCTACGACATCGAGCGCATGCTCTTCTCGGGCAAACTCGGCGTCGACGAACTGCCGGCGAAATGGAACGAGCTGATGAAGAGCTATCTCGGCATCGTCCCGCCGACGGACACCCTCGGCGTGCTGCAGGACGTCCACTGGTCGAGCGGCCTCTTCGGCTACTTCCCGACCTACGCGCTCGGAACCGCCTACGCGGCGCAGATCTACGACGCGATGAGGAAGGAACTCGACGTCGACGCGATCCTGCGCTCCGGCGACATGGGACCGATCAACGCCTGGCTGAAGGAGAAGATCCACCGGTTCGGCGGCAGCAAGTCTCCGGAAGAGATCATGCTCGACGTCACGGGCGCGCCGTTCGACCCGTCCCACTACGTCGATTATCTCAAACGCAAATATACCCTTCTGTACCTTTCTTGACGAAATCGCGGGCGACGCCGCCAAGGCGCCGCCCCTTTTCATGAACCCAATATGGGAAAAAGCCTTGTCCTCATCCGCGCCCGCGTGTTATAATTCTTTCAACATCCATGGAGGTGGCAGCATGCTTTTAGAAAAGTCTCTGATCGAGAAAACGATCGCGACCGGACTCGCGACCGGCGCCGATTTCGCGGAGGTCTTCGTCGAGGATACGTCCTCCGAGACCATCCAGCTGGTCGGCGGCCGGATTGAGAAGGCCAACGGAGCGAAGATCTTCGGCGTCGGCATCCGTCTCGCCCTCGGATTTCGGAGCGTCTACGGCTATACCAACAGCAAGAATCCGGACGACGTCGTGAAACTGGCGTCCGACCTGTCGAAATCCTTCGAGAACGCCGCGAAGATCGCGCCGGTCTCGCTTGGAGAACCGGAGATCGGCACGCGCCATCGCGCGAAGGTCGATCCGCGTTCGGTCGCCCGGGCGACGAAGGTGGAACTCATGCGCAAGGCGTACGACGCCGCGAAGCAGGTCGACCCGGTAATCACGCAGGTCGTCGTCAACCTGCTCGACTCGGTGCAGAACGTCCAGATCGCCAACAGCGAAGGCCGTTTCGTCGAGGATTGCCGGACCCATGTCCGCGCCTACATCCAGGCAATCGCTTCCAAGGACGGCGTCATGCAGACGGGCGGCGAAGGACCCGGCGCCGCCAAGGGCTACGAGTACTTCTTCGAGGAGTTCGATGTCGCCGAGGCGGCCCGCGACGCGGCCCGCACGGCGAAGACGATGCTCTTCGCCGACGATTGCCCGTCCGGCATCATGCCCGTCATCATCAACAACAAGTTCGGCGGCGTCATCTTCCACGAGGCCTGCGGGCATTCGCTCGAAGCGACGTCCGTCGCCCGCAATGCCTCCGTCTTCTGCGGCAAGCTCGGCACCCAGATCGCCTCGCCGATCGTCACCGCGATCGACGACGGCACGATCGAACACGGCTGGGGCTCCGCCAACTTCGACGACGAGGGCTACCCGCAGCAGCGTCGCGTCCTGATCGAGAACGGCATCCTCAAGAGCTACATGGTCGACAAGCTGAACAGCCGCCGCATGAACCATGCGCCGACCGGTTCGTCGCGTCGCGAGTCCTACCGCTACTCGCCGACGTCGCGCATGTCGAACACCTACATCGACAACGGCACCTCGACCTTCGAGGAAATCATCGCCGCCACCGAATACGGACTCTACGCGGCGAAGATGGGCGGCGGCTCCGTCAATCCGGGCAACGGCGACTTCAACTTCGCCGTGTCCGAAGGCTACATGGTCCGGAACGGCAAGATCGCCGAACCGGTCCGCGGCGCCTCGCTCGTCGGCAACGGTGCGAAGATCCTCTGGAACATCGACATGATCGCCGGCAACCTCGACCGCGCGCGCGGCATGTGCGGTTCGTCCTCGGGTTCGATCCCGGCCGACGTCGGGCAGCCGACCATCCGCGTCTCGTCGATCACGGTCGGCGGCCGCAAGGGAGGGAAATGACGATGATGAACATCGAACTGCTTTTCAAATCAGCCAAGGCGAAAGGCGTAAGCGACGTCTCCGTCTTCCTCTCCAACAGAAGCGAACTCTCGCTGGAGGTCTTCGACGGCGAACTCGACAAGTACGAGATCGCCGACACGTCGAGCATGACCGTCCGCGGCGTCTACAACGGCAAGATGGGAAGCTACGTCACCGAGGTCCTCGACGATTCGCTGATTCCGACGATCGTCGACGCCGTCATCGAATCGGCGAAGATCATCGATTCGCTCGACGACGCGATCATCTACGCCGGCGACAAGGAATACGCCAAGCTCGACGGCCTGCTGAACGAGAATCTCACGAATGAGGACGTCGCCCTCAAGATCGCCAAGGTCAAGGCGCTCGACAAGGCGATGCACGCCGCCGATCCGCTGGTCACGATCGTCGAGTCGATGTATACCGAGACAACCCGCAAGGTCCTCCTTCAGAACACGAAGGGCCTCAAGCTCGAGAACGTCGTCAATTCGGCGATGTTCGGCGGTTCCGCGATCGTCAAGAACGAAGCCGACCAGCGTACCTCCTTCGACCTCGTGGTCTCCAACGACCCGGCCGACTTCGTCCCCGAGAAGCTCGCAGGCGCGATCGTGAGCGACGCCGTCAAGGCGCTCGGCGCGAAACCGGTCCCGACCGGCGCGTACGAGATCGTCTTCCACGCCGACGCGCTCGCGACCCTGCTTTCGGCCTTCCAGGGCATCTTCTCCGCCGAAGCCGTGCAGAAGAACATGTCGCTGCTCAAGGGCAAGCTCAACACCGTCGTCGGCTCGCCGCTGGTCTCGATCGTCGACGATCCGTTCCAGGCGAAATCGAGCCGCTCCCGCTCGTTCGACGACGAAGGCGTCGCGACCCGCTACAAGGCGATGATCGACAAGGGCGAACTGAAGACCTTCCTCTACAACCTCGTGACCGCGAAGAAGGACGGCGTCGCCTCGACCGGCAACGGCTTCGGATCCGCCGTCGCCGCCGTCAACCTCAAGTTCCTGCCGGGAACGTCGAAACCGGAAGAACTCCTGAAATCCTGCAAGAAGGGCCTCTGGATCAAGGACGTCCAGGGCGCCCACGCCGGCGCCAACCCGATCTCCGGCGACTTCTCACTCCAGGCCTCGGGCTTCGTCATCGAGGATGGCATCATCGGCGCGCCGGTCGCGCTCGTGACCGTCGCCGGGAACTTCGTCCAGATGATGAAGGACGTCGTCGGCGTGGCCGACGACTCGAAGACCGGCTACTACGGCATCACCACGCCGTCGGTCAAGATCGCCTCGATGGCGGTCGCCGGCATCTGACGTTTCCCCTCCGGGACCGGCTTAGGCCGGTCCCTTTTCATCTCCCGCCGCGTTGGGGGAATTGCCTTTACTTTCAACCTCCCATTCTGTATAATGGAGGTTGGAAAAAGACACGAATCAACACCCATGGAGGCATCATATGGCACTT
It contains:
- a CDS encoding TldD/PmbA family protein, with the translated sequence MLLEKSLIEKTIATGLATGADFAEVFVEDTSSETIQLVGGRIEKANGAKIFGVGIRLALGFRSVYGYTNSKNPDDVVKLASDLSKSFENAAKIAPVSLGEPEIGTRHRAKVDPRSVARATKVELMRKAYDAAKQVDPVITQVVVNLLDSVQNVQIANSEGRFVEDCRTHVRAYIQAIASKDGVMQTGGEGPGAAKGYEYFFEEFDVAEAARDAARTAKTMLFADDCPSGIMPVIINNKFGGVIFHEACGHSLEATSVARNASVFCGKLGTQIASPIVTAIDDGTIEHGWGSANFDDEGYPQQRRVLIENGILKSYMVDKLNSRRMNHAPTGSSRRESYRYSPTSRMSNTYIDNGTSTFEEIIAATEYGLYAAKMGGGSVNPGNGDFNFAVSEGYMVRNGKIAEPVRGASLVGNGAKILWNIDMIAGNLDRARGMCGSSSGSIPADVGQPTIRVSSITVGGRKGGK
- a CDS encoding TldD/PmbA family protein translates to MMNIELLFKSAKAKGVSDVSVFLSNRSELSLEVFDGELDKYEIADTSSMTVRGVYNGKMGSYVTEVLDDSLIPTIVDAVIESAKIIDSLDDAIIYAGDKEYAKLDGLLNENLTNEDVALKIAKVKALDKAMHAADPLVTIVESMYTETTRKVLLQNTKGLKLENVVNSAMFGGSAIVKNEADQRTSFDLVVSNDPADFVPEKLAGAIVSDAVKALGAKPVPTGAYEIVFHADALATLLSAFQGIFSAEAVQKNMSLLKGKLNTVVGSPLVSIVDDPFQAKSSRSRSFDDEGVATRYKAMIDKGELKTFLYNLVTAKKDGVASTGNGFGSAVAAVNLKFLPGTSKPEELLKSCKKGLWIKDVQGAHAGANPISGDFSLQASGFVIEDGIIGAPVALVTVAGNFVQMMKDVVGVADDSKTGYYGITTPSVKIASMAVAGI